The Bremerella alba genome includes the window TTCTCTCATGTCTTCGTTAGAAGGAGATTCTCCATGGCGCTTTTCGAGGTTGAAACAAACGCTCACATCGTCATCACCTGGGCGGATGACGAGAACGAGGCCAAAGGACAGGTCTACGACAACTACCCCGGCGACGACGTGATTCGCATTTCCAAACGGCCACGGATGTCGTGGGTGATCTCTAAAGCTGCACTCGGTTTAACGACCGGTCCGCTGGACCCTTGTATTGTGGCACGCGACTGCCTCTCGAAAGCAGAAGGGGATAAAGTCCATGCGATTCGCTTATACATGAACGAGACCGGCAACGATCTGAATCAGGCACGCAAAGCCATCGAGTCCAACATGGTTATGGGGTGGTAATCGGTAAACTGACCTTAATAGCAAAGAGTTAACACGCACTGTCCACCCATTTTCGCAATCGTGCAGGGCACACGTCACTGCCTGAACATCCGCGATTGCCTCGTGAAAGGATCGAACTTCCGCTCGGCATCTTTTTGCCGAGCGATGTCGGTGCGAAAGTGCCGATTGCCGCAATTTGCTATCTTGCCGCAGAAAACCTGGAAATTGGTTTATCAATCTCCTCGAAATGATTCGATGGAATAAGAACCGCTACTCATTTCTTGGGAGATTGGACCATGAATCAAACCGCACAATGCTCGGCGGGAAAATGGATTTCCGTCAGTGCTCCGGGTGGTATGGCACGGCAGGTTTTCGTCGATGTTTTCGATGCGACGGAGCATGCCTGGAAACGTGCTGGCACGTTCGCCGACCGCGCTTCGGCTGAAAAGAAAATGATGAAACTGAAAGTGCAAGGGATGTTATCCCGCATCGTCAGTCATAACTTCTGTCCAACGGGTCGGTAGAC containing:
- a CDS encoding DUF6793 family protein; the encoded protein is MALFEVETNAHIVITWADDENEAKGQVYDNYPGDDVIRISKRPRMSWVISKAALGLTTGPLDPCIVARDCLSKAEGDKVHAIRLYMNETGNDLNQARKAIESNMVMGW